The Deltaproteobacteria bacterium region AGGGGATCCCCGCCGGCCGCGGCCACCAGCCGGGTCACGCAGCGAACACGGCTCGCGCCGAGGTGAGCGGCGATCAGCGCCTCGACCCGCTCGAGCACGACCCCGGGGAGCCGGGCCGCCGCGAGTTCGCGGCTGGCCTCTTCGAGGAACTCCTCGAAGGCTCTCTCCCGGAGGATCCTGCCGGCTGCACCGCGGCGGAGACCGAAGTGGAGCAGCTGGTAGAGAGCCGTCGTCGTCAACGCCACAGGGACGACTTCGGTCGAGACGGCAGCCGCGGGCTCTCCGAGCAACGACAACGTCAACGACACCAGCCCGCTCGCGCACAGGAGCGCGATGACCGCCGACAGCCCGGTCAGGAAGGCGCGCCGGATCCACACCGGCGGATCGAGCAGGCCGTAGCGGACCACAGCCCAGGAGATGGCGGCCGGAAACGCAAGCACGGAGAGCGCGAACGGCTTCCGCAGCGCGAGCGGAGGCTGCCCGCCCCAGAGGAAATAGACGAGGGGAACAGCGCTACCGAGTCCAAGCCCGAAGAGCAGCGCCCGCGTTCGCGCCCGCTCGATCGGCGTCATCGTCCGGATCGCGGTCAGGCTTCCGATTGCCAGGATCGCGGCCGCGACGAAGGTGGAGCCGATCGCGATCTTCTCCAGGGTGTTCAGGAAAGTGGCCTCGTGGAGGTGAAGCTGCGCAAAGCCGGCCGGGAAGAGCCAGAAGACGTAGGGCACGGCAACGACCCCCGGCGAGCGAAGTCGCGGAGCCACCACGGGGAAGCGCATGGCGAGGTGGATCAACGAGGCCGGAAGCAGCGTGAGACCCACTACGCCGAGCCGCGACCGCAGCGACGGAATTCCATGGAGGCCTGGATCCTCAGGGAGGATCAGATCGAGCTGCGCGAGCAGATTGGCAGCCACGCACCAGGAGAGTGCAAAGAGCGGCAGCGCAACGGGATGGCGGCTTCCGAGTGCGATCGTCAGGCCGAAGACGAGGAACGCGGCGCCAAGGAAGATCGGAGGCCAGTTTCTGCTGATCACCTGCCAGCCGGGCAAGGTCACTCGACCCGCGTGTGCGACCGCGGTCTCTCGACCGCGTGCCACCCGCAGCGTTACCGAGGGGCTCGGACTCTGCTCGATGGCACTCAAGAGCTCCGCCCGATCGCGCGGGAAGACGGTCTGCTGCTCGTCAGCGAGCACGACATCCAGGACCCGGTCGTGGATTTCGAAGTCGGTGTTCAGCGTCCCGAGGAAGGCGGCTCCAAACGGGACGCGGAGCGCATCATCGACGGGGGCATCGAGACTGCGAATCGGACGCGGGAGCTGCTGTGGAGCGGGCCAGACGACGACCCAGGGGACCGTAACGGCCGCCACCACGATCCAGGGTCTCAGCGTTGCCCACGACTGCATGCCTACACCTTCGAGTCCTCGCGCCACAGCAGTGCAGCCGGCAGGAGCAGCAGGTCCGCGAGGAGTGCCATCACGATGCCAAGACTCGCCAGGAGACCGAACGCGACGAGCCCGCCCCAGCTCGAGAACATGAGGACGGCGAAGCCGAGAGCGAGGCAGATGCTCGTGACGACGATCGCCTCGCCCACTGTCTTGAGGGCGATCGTGATCGCTTCGAGGCGACTCTTGCCCGCACTCCGCTCCCGCTGGTAGCGGAGCGACATGTGAATCGTGTCGTCGTCGTTGATCGAGATCAGGACGGCCGCCACCATCGTGTTCGCCGGATCGACTGCGATGCCGAGCCAACCCATCACGCCGAGGAGCGCCAGCACGGGAAGCAGGTTGCAGAGGGTCGCCAGCGTTGCGAGCCCCGGCGACGACCAGAGAAGCGCCCAGAGAGTCACGGCGACCACTCCGAAGGCGCCCCCGAAGCTCCCCCACTGGGTCTCACGAATCCGCCGCTCCGCCAGCGCCGCGAGCTCGAGCCCACCGGCAAGCTCGACTCGGTAGCCCTGAGCTTCGACCTCGCGGTTGACTTGTTCGATGAAGCCCCGCACGCGGTCGACGTAGGGAAGCTGTTCCTGGCCGTTGAGCCAGCTGCGATGAACGGAGATGCGGGCTCGATCTCGATAGGTACGACCTCCCTCCGCGTCGGACGCAGCCTCGCTCCAGAAGGCGGAAACACCTTCGTGGGAAGCGACGAGCGGCATCTCGGCTTTGGCAGCCGCAACGAGCGCCTCGAACGACTCGGCTCGATGACCGCGGTCGATTCGATACGCCTCCTCGAGGAAGTCCAAGAAGCTCCAGGCGAATCCCGTGCTCGGCTCCTGATCGAAGTAGCGTTCCAGGCGCTCCAGGAGCCGCAGGGTCTCCTCGTCGTAGATCCGCTTCCCTTCCGGAACGGTGACGACGAGTTCGGTGGTCATCGGGCGCCGGAAGTTCGCCTCCATGAAGCGGACCGACCGGAGCACCAGGGACTGGTCGCCGAAGTCCACCTCGTAGTAGAGCCGGGGAATCCCGAGGGCGAGACCGACGAGCACCACTGCGCCAGTCGCCAGCACGAATGCGGGCCGGCTCCTCACTGCTGCAAGCGCGGCGTTGAGGAGGTCGCGCACCATGCCGAGGCGAACACCCTGTGTCCCGCGGCTCCGGGGCGGCCTGAGACACAGCAGTGCGGGGAGAAGCGTGAACGTGCCGATGAAAGCGAGCCCGAGGCCCATGCCCGCGGCGAGCCCGAACTGCCGGAAGCTCGTGAGATCGCTCAAGAGGAACGAAGAGAATCCCGCCGCGGTGGTGAAGCCAGCCCAGAGACAGCCCGGACCCACCTCGTCCGCCGCCTCGATCAGGGCTGCGGACGGCGTCGCAGCTCCATGACGGACGAAGGCGGTGATCAGATGGATCGCCGCCGTGATTGCGATGACGACGAGCACGGGCGGCAGAGCCGCGAGGATCGAGGTCATCGGGAACGACAGGAGTGCCAGGATCCCGTGGATGGCCACGGTGAGGCCGCCGACGGCCAGGACCGGAAGGATCGTGAGCCAGACGTCCCGGAAGAACCACCACAGGATCGCCGCGATCAGGACGAACATCAGGAGCGTGAGCTTCAAGGAGTCCGAGTCGAGGTCGTCGTCCGCAACGACCGTCCAGACGGGATCGCCAGCGACGAAGATCTCCCCACCGAGCTCGTCCTGATAGCTCGGAACGAGCTCGAAGATGGCGTGCACGACGTCGCGGACGGGCTGGCTCTGCAGCGATTGGAGCTCGACGATGATTCCGCCTGTTCGTCCGTCCTTCGACACCACGATGTTCGAGAGGAACGGCTCCGAAAGCGAGCGATCGACGAGCGCACGCCAGTCGTCGCTGAGCTCGTAGCGGCCGTCGCCATCCTGTCGGGCGATCGTCTGCGTTTCGAGCGGTCCGATCACGATCGGGGCGTTCAAGACGCTCTGCGTCTTGCGGACGTTCGGCAGCCGATCGAGGTCTCGCTGCAGCCTCCCGATGAACTCGAGCGCGCCCTGCTCCCGAACGGAGGCGCACACCCTGCTCCCCGGGCAACCGAACACCACGAGGACGTGCAGCCCGCTGTCGAATTCCTCGAAGAAGTCCGAGAGGCGCTGTACGGCCGGATCGTCGGGCCCGAAGTACGCCGCGTAGCCGACTTCGCTGGTGAGCTGTGCAGCCTGAAAGAGCAGAGCCCCGGTCAGACCGAGGCCCATGAGGACCGTGAGGAGAGGTCGTCGAACGCTCAGCTCGGTGAGGCGACGAGCGAGGCTCGAGACGCGGTCCAGCATCTTCGCTCCCCCGGCTCGGGCCGGGGGCCCCGCCGCGAGGAGATTATACCGGCACAACTCGCCCTAAGCGTACGAATCGCCAAGGTTTTTCCAAAACCAATCGCAACCAAGAGGCGCAGCTGCGCCGCCAAGCGTCCAGAAATCAAACATGTTCTCGCAGATGTGGGGTCTCGCGCAGCGGTAGTCGTGATGCCGTGGCGACGCGCTCGGAAACGCCACGGTACCTGGCAAACCGTCGTCCATCATGCCGCGCGCCCGCGCGGGCTTGTCCTTCAGCCAGCGAGCAGCTCGGCACGGTCGCGGTAACCTTGGATTCGAAGCCGTGAACTCTTTCGCCGCCTTCGTCGCCGCAGCGTTCTTCGAGATCGCGGGATGCTTTGCCTTCTGGGCCTGGCTGCGTAGCGGCTGGCCGGCCTGGGTCGCAGTGCCGGGCGTGTTGAGCCTGGTGCTCTTCGCGGTGTGCCTGACCCGCGTGGACGCCGCCTACGCTGGCCGCGCCTACGCCGCCTACGGCGGCATCTACATCGCCTCGTCGCTCGCATGGCTCCGCGGCGTGGAAGGGATCATCCCAGATCGATGAGACCTGATTGGCGCCGGAATCGCCGTCCTCGGTGCCATGGTCGTGCTGCTCGGGCCCCGACCCTGAGTTGGGGCTGGCGAGTTCGCGCAGACAACCCAGGCAGAGAGGCATGCTCGGCGTTTGGACGGATCGAGAGCTCACTTTCCCGCAGTCGCCTCGACGGGCGTGGAATCCGGAAGCGTGTACGCAATCACGTGGTCGCCAAGCGGCGAGCCGATTCCGATGTGCCCGCCCGGAGCGATGACGACGTACTGCTTTCCAGCGGGCCGTAGCTTGTAACTGATCGGTCCCGCGTGGAGCCCCGCCGGCAGCTCGAACGTGGCGATCCGGTCTCCCGTCTCCGCGTCGTGCACGCGCAGGACCGGGCGCTTCGTGCCTGCGTGGAAGACGAGCCCGCTCGCGGTGGCGAGCGGGGGCCCGAAGGAAGGCCCGCCGAGGTCACCGTCGCCGACGCTGGTCGGCACGCTCCAGGCGATCGCTCCGCGCGAAAGGTCGGCGCCGACGAGAAACCCCCACGGTGGCCGGTTGCACGGCACGCCGTCGTGTTCGAGCAGGGTGCGCCCGGAGAGCGGGCTCAGCCGGTAGCGTTCGCCCGTCCCACGCCCGGTGAGGAGCCACCAGGTATTGCGGAGCGACGCGCCGCGCAGCGGCCAGACCTTCTGTCCGCCGCCCGTCGCGCGCTCCGACACGCGATCGAGCCGGATCACGTGCACGAGGTTCTGCACCGGCACGAAGAGCCGCTGGCGACCGGGGTCCCAGGCCGCCCCCGACCAATTGGCGCCGCCGGCCGCGTAGGGGTAGACGACGGAGCCCCGCTCGCTCGGCGGCGTGAAGAGCCCCTCATTGCGCAGCTTCGCGAGCTTCTCGCTGCACGCCTTCGCGTGCTCGGATGTCGGCGCGTAGAGGTCCGCCTCGCGGAGCCGCTGGGGCACGAGCGGCGGCGGGGCGGTCGGAATCGGCTGAGTGGGCCATGATTGCTCTCCCGGCAGGTCGCTCTGTGGCACGGGACGCTCCTCCACCGGGAAGAGCGGCGTGCCAGTCTCGCGGTCGAGCACGAACACGAAGCCCTGCTTGGTGGCCTGCACGACCGCGTCCACGGCGTCGCCGTCGCGCTCGAGCGTCACGAGAACCGGGGGAGCCGCGAGATCGTAGTCCCAAAGATCGTGGTGCACGGTTTGGAAGTGCCAGCGGCGCTCGCCGGTGCGCGCGTCGAGCGCCACCACGGAGTCCGAGTACAGGTTCGTGCCGGGCCGGTCGCCGCCGTAGTAGTCGGGGCTCGCGCTGCTGACCGGAAGGAACACGAGGCCGCGCTCTGGATCGGCGGTGATGGTGGACCAGACGTTGGCCGCACCGGTGAGGCGCGTGCCGGTCTCCCAGGTCTCGTGTCCCGGCTCACCGGGATGCGGGATCGTGTGGAAGGTCCAGCGCAGCGCGCCGCTCCGCACGTCGAAGGCGCGCACGTCTCCGGGTGGTGAATCGGGGCGCAGCGTGTCGGCGATCGAGGAGCCGACGATGATCACGTCGCCGACGACGGTAGCGGGCGAGGTGACGTTGTACTCCCAGTCGTCGTAGAGCGGCGCGATGCCCCGGCGCAGATCCACCGCGCCGCCGGCGCCGAAACCGGCGCAGGGCGTCCCGGTCGCGGCATCGAGTGCGATCAGGCGCGCGTCGAGCGTCGCGAGGAAGACGCGACGGGCGCAGGGCCCGCTCGCCTCGCCGTCGTCGCGCCAGTACGCGACGCCTCGGTTGATCCACACGTTCGCGTAGGCGCGGCCGCCTTCGAGCTGGGGATCGAACGTCCAGAGCTCACGGCCCGTTTCGGGGTCGAGCGCGATCACCCGGTTGCGCGGGGTCGTGAAGAAGAGGCGGCCGTCGACGACGATCGGCGTCGACTCGAAGGCGCTGCCGCGGTTCACCCGCAGCGGGAACTTCCCCTCCCAGAAGTCGCCGTGTCGGTAGCTCCAGACGATCCGGAGCTGGCCCACGTTGTCGCGCGTGATGTCAGTGAGCGGCGAGAAGCGCCCGCCGCCGGGAGCGCCCTCGGTGACGGGCCAGTCGGCGACCTGCGCGGCGGCTCGGGTCGAGAAGAGCGTCAGGGCCGCGGCGAGCGCGACTCGAGCCATGATTCGCGGGAGCAAGCAGAGTGGTCCTCCCAGCGGCCGGGGCCCTCCCAGGCACGCCGAGAAGGTACTTGACTGACTCGGTTGGTCAACTACGATCCGGCTCATGCCGCGCGCGATCCCCGAGAACCGCTTCCAGGACCTGCTCGACACGGCCACCGCCGTCTTCCTCGAACAGGGCTACCGGCGCACTCAGGTCGCCGACGTGGCCGCCCGCATGGGTCTGTCGAAGGGCTCGGTCTACACCTACGTGGAGAGCAAGGAGGCGCTCTTCGACTGCGTCCTCCGGCACGCGGACGGCTCGGGCCGCGTCGAGCTCCCGGAGCTGCTCCCAGTGCCGACGCCATCCACCGGCGCCACGCTCGAGCTGGTGGAAGAGCGCCTGTCGGAGGAGGGCGTCCTGCCTGCCCTCACAGCGGCGCTTGCGCGGACCCGCGTCACGGACGTGCGCGGCGAGCTGGAGGCGGTCCTAGGCGGGCTCTACGACGCGCTCGCGCGCCACCGCACCGCCATCAAGCTCGTCGAACGCTGCGCGCCGGATTACCCCGAGCTCGCGAAGGTGTGGTACCGGGCCGGCCGCGAGGACGCGCTCGCGCGCCTCGGCCGATACCTCGACGACCGCGCTCGTCGCGGGCGGCTCCGGCGCTTCGACGACGGCGCCGTCGCCGCACGCATCGTGCTCGAGACGCTCGTCTTCTGGGCAGTCCATCGCCACTGGGATCCGTCGCCGCAGGCGGTCGACGAAGCATCGGCGAAACGCACCGCCCTCGCCTTCCTCACCAGCGCCCTCGTGAAGGACTGACCGTGTCCGGAAACCCTGCTTCAACGACCGCTCCGCCGCCGCGCCGCCGCGACATCGACTGGCTACGCGTGATCGCGGTGTATCTGCTCTTCGTGTTCCACGTCGCGATGGTGTTCAACCCGGCGCCCTTTTATCACATTCGCAACGGCGAGCAGAGCCTCGTCATGCTGGTCGGCGCCGGCTTCATCAGCCTCTGGCACATGCCGCTGTTCTTCCTGCTCGCGGGTTGGTCTGCGTACTCGTCGCTGAAGCTGCGAGGCACGGAAGCCTTCGCCAGAGAACGCGTCCTGAAGCTCTGGGTGCCGCTGGTGACCGGCTGCGTGCTGCTCATGCCGGCGATCAAGTATTTCGAGCTCCGCAGCGGTCTCGACGCCAACTACACCGGACTGTACGTGAGCCCGTCGCTGCAGCTCAGCTTCGCGCCAGTGATTCCCACGGGCCTGCCGGTAATGGAGCCGTTCGAGGAATCGTTCCTCGAGTTCCTGCCGACCTTCTTCACGCAGCTCGACCGCTTCACGTGGGCGCATCTCTGGTTCGTGGCGTACCTGCTGGTGTTCACCGTGCTCTTCCTGCCGCTGTTCCGCTGGCTGCGCGACCGTCGCGGAGAGCTGACGCGCGCGCCGGGCTGGTGGGTCTACCTGCCGATCGTTCCGCTGGTCCTGGTCCAGGTGTTCCTGCGCCCGCATTGGCCCGGCTTGCAGAACCTCTACGACGACTGGGCGAACGTCGGCTACTACAGCACGTATCTCCTCGCGGGCTTCCTTCTCGCCCGCTACCCGGCGCTCGAGCACGCCGTGCACCGCGAGTGGCGGCGCGCTCTCGTCGTCGGACTCGCCACCACGCTCGTGCTCCTGCTCGGCGTGCTCGGCGTCTTCGCGGCGCCCAGCGTGCTGCTCGCGGGCTCGGCCGTCGCAGGCTGGTGCTTCGTGCTGGCGCTGCTCGGAGCAGCGCATCGCTTCCTCATCTCGGTGAGGACGGGACTGCCCTACCTCACCGAATCGGCCTTCCCGGTGTACTGGCTCCATCAGTCGGCGATCGTCCTGATCGGCTATCCGATCCTCCACCTCGAGCTCGGCATCGCGACCAAGTACACCCTCCTGCTCATCGCGTCGGTCTGCGCGACGCTCGCCGTGTATCACTGCGTCGTTCGCCGTTCTACGATCACGCGTTTCTGCGTTGGCATGAAGCTCCGCCCGACCGGTGCGCCGGAGCACCGGCCCGCGCGCCCCATCGAGGCGGTCGTGGGGCAGTCGTGAACCGGGGTGCGAGGGAAGGCAGAGCGAAGCGATGCGGAAGCGTGCGGCTGTACGCACCCCTGGCCGGGTTCGTCGTCCCGACCCTGGTGATCGGCTACGGGGTGGTGATTCCGCGCAGCTGCATCGCGGGCTGGAACGAGCTCTCGGTGGGCTTCGCGGCCACCGTCGCTGGCGCGTGCCTGACCTACGTCGCGGGGCTGCGCGTGGCGACTCGCGACACCGGGAAGCGCGATGGCGAAGCCTGAGCTCATCGCCCGGCAGTCGCGCCTGCCGAGCGGGTGGCTGGGCGAGATCGTGGCCCGCCTGATGGCCTTCGAGACCGAGCCGGCGAACCGGATCGCCGTGCAGGAGCTTGCGGTCCAGCCGGAAGAGAGGGTCCTGGAGGTCGGCTGCGGGCACGGCCGGACGCTCGCCCGCCTCGCCGGAGCGGGCTGCGCCTTCCTCGCCGGGATCGATCCCTCGGAGGTCATGGTCCGGCTCGCGCGAAGGCGCATGCGACGCTGGATCGACTCGGGCCAGGCCGACGTGTCGCTCGCGGCAAGCGCGAAGATCCCCCACGCGGATGGGCGTTTCGACGCCGTCTTCGGCGTGCACGTGGTCTACTTCTGGAGCGAGCCCACGGCCGACCTCCGCGAGATCCGCCGCGTGCTGCGACCCGGCGGGCGAGTGCTCCTCGGCTACCGGCCACGCGACGCGGAGACCCTCGCCGCGCTGCCGGCCAGCGTCTATGCGCTCCGCTCCGTCGACGAGACCGAGCGGCTTCTCGCCGATTCGGGCTTCGTCGAGATCCGCTCGGCCGAGCACGCGATCGGCCGGGCTCGATTCGTCTGCACGCATGCGCGCCGTCCCGCGCCGGCGCCGGGTCCGGGATGACAACCCTCCCCTACGTACCGCGCTGTCGCGCCGGCGTTGCCGCGTTTGGTCGAGCCCGACCGCGTGCCGAGGTCGACCCGCGCGCGGGCGACCAGTCCAGCGCGGCGCCATACTGACAGTCATGCCCGACTCGGGGGAGGCGTCCTATCAGCTCGCGCGAGGCGCGGCTCTGGCCGCAGCGCTCGTGCTCGGCCTCGCGCTCGAGCGTTGGAAGCCCCACGCACGCCTGCGTCCCGCCTGGCGGACGAACTTTGGTCTCTGGGCGGTCGACGGCCTCGTGATGGGCGTGCTCTGTGGCGCCTGCGGCTGGATCGTCGGCGCCTGGGCTGCCGACCGCGGGCTGGGATTGCTCGCGTGGACGGGAGCCGGCCCGTGGATCTCCGTCGGAGTCGGCATCGTCGGGCTCGACGCGGTCTCCTACCTCTGGCATCGCGCCAATCACCAGGTGCCACTCCTCTGGCGCTTCCACCAAGTCCACCATGGCGACAGGAGCTTCCACGTCACCACGGCGCTTCGCTTCCACCCGGGGGAGCTGCTCCTCGCTCTCCCCGTGCGCCTCGCCGCGATCGTGGCTCTTGGCGTCCCGGCGGCGGGCGTGCTCCTCTTCGAGCTCGTATTCGGTGTCGCCAATCTGCTCGAGCACGGGAATTTCGATCTTCCCCGGCGCAGCGAGCGACTCGTCCGCCGCCTCTTCATCACCCCGACGCTCCACCGCGCCCACCACGCGTCGGACTGGCGCGAGCTCGACACCAACTTCGGCACCGTGTTCTCGACCTGGGACCGACTCGGCCGAACCTTCCACGCGAGCGAGCCTGGCCGCCGGGTCGTCACCGGGCTCCCGGACTGGTCGCGCCGCGAGGCGCCCGCGCTCGCCGAGTCGCTCCTGCTGCCCGTCACCCGCGGCCGCAGCCGCGCTCATTGACCTCGGTTTGCGCGGCGGCTGGCCGCGGGACGTCTCCCGCTTCTGCAGGGCCGACTGGTGCTTACCGGGGCTCCATTCCGCTCTTGCCACCGAGGCGCGGCAGCCCGTCCCCGAGCTCGATCCAGCCGGCGCGATCGTCCCAGAACAGGTGCGCGCGGGGGACGGCGCCGTGGTCGGCGCCCAGGCACGCGAGCGCGACGTCGATCACGCCCGGGTGCGTGTCGAGCGTGCAGAACATCGTGCTCCCACACGTGCGGCAGAACGAGCGCGTCCCGATCTCGGACGAGCGATAGCGCGTGACGTCGTCCTCGCCCGCCGTGATGCGCACGCGCTCCTCGGGCACGGCTGCCCAGGTCACGAAAGCCGCTCCGTGCGCGCGCTGGCAGATCGTGCAGTGGCAGTGCGCGACCCGGTCGAGCACCGCGCCGACCTCGAAGCGGACGGCGCCGCAGAGGCACGAGCCGGCGATGACGTGTTCACCCATGCCCGAAATCGTCGCCGAAGAAGCGGGACGGCGCTACGACCGGGCCGTCTCGCGGTTCTGCCACACCCTCGAGGCCCTCGGGAGGATTTGCCGAAGCGGGATGGCTGGCTCCGCTCGCCCGGCATCGAGCGCAGCATGAAGCCAGGACCCGATCCGCTCCGCCCCTTCACGCTTGGCATCCTCGAAGAGGAACGCGTAGCGCTTGGTCGTTGCAGCCTGGTTGTGCCCCAGAATCTGGCCAACCGCTTCCAGCGTGACACCCACCGACGCCCCGGCGCTCGCAGCTGTGCGGCGGAGGTCGTGGATCCTGACGTCTTCGATGCCGGCCCTTCTCCGGATCCGCCGCCAGGCGCGGGGAAGTCCGACGAGTGGAGCGTTGGAAGTCTTCCCCGGGATCACCCAGGGAGAGCGGGTCGAATCGAGGCGACCGAGCACCTCCAACGCGGGCGCATTGAGCGGGATCTCCTTCGCGCCCGTCTTCGAATCCGGAAGCATGAGCATGCCCCGCTCGAGGTCCACATGTTCCCAACGCAGGCCAAGAACCTCGCCCTCGCGCGCGCCCGTGAAGAGCAGCAGGCGAATCGCCGCGATCGACGAAGGCAGCTCGGTCTCGTGGATCTCAGCGTCGCGAAGCGCGGCCCCGAGCCTCGCGAGTTCCGCACCGGACAGAAATCTCCGCCGCTTCGTCTCCGGATAGGGCTCGACGTGCCGGCAGGGGTTCGAGCCGTCCGGCCGCGCGCCCCACTTCTCCGCCAGGTTCATCATCTTGGACAGGAGCGCCCGCGCCCGGTTCGCGGCGTGCGGGGTGGCGCGCATCGCGTGGTGCAGTGCGACCACATCCTGCCGCGTGACCGCGCTGACGGGAACGCTTCCGAGTCGCGGAAGGATGTGCCGGTCGAGAAGCCAGCGGTCGCTCCGGATGGAGGACATCTTCTTCTTCGGAATGGCGTGCTGCGCCAGGTAGAGCTCTGCGAACTCGGCGAGGGTCCCCGCTCTGCGTTGTTCCTCGCGCCGCGCGACCGGGTC contains the following coding sequences:
- a CDS encoding tyrosine-type recombinase/integrase → MKLTKRSVEAISPGSSETVVWDEELPGFGVRIKPSGVRSYLVQYRNVAGRSRRLTLGRHGVITAEQARRHARLHLADVARGEDPVARREEQRRAGTLAEFAELYLAQHAIPKKKMSSIRSDRWLLDRHILPRLGSVPVSAVTRQDVVALHHAMRATPHAANRARALLSKMMNLAEKWGARPDGSNPCRHVEPYPETKRRRFLSGAELARLGAALRDAEIHETELPSSIAAIRLLLFTGAREGEVLGLRWEHVDLERGMLMLPDSKTGAKEIPLNAPALEVLGRLDSTRSPWVIPGKTSNAPLVGLPRAWRRIRRRAGIEDVRIHDLRRTAASAGASVGVTLEAVGQILGHNQAATTKRYAFLFEDAKREGAERIGSWLHAALDAGRAEPAIPLRQILPRASRVWQNRETARS